The Leucobacter chromiiresistens genome has a window encoding:
- a CDS encoding DsbA family protein, whose translation MSIERSDSAQPSVEFWFDPICPWCWMTSRWISDVAAQRGFDIAWHPVSLQIINEGNDPGEHAEGMRQGHRLGRAAVAAGRTHDATVVGRLYTELGTAIHPGGRTDFDAILADGLEAAGLDAVLAAAADDEQYDAELRANTAHALDIAGPDVGVPVISVDGVAFFGPVVTPAPQGEQALQLWDGIVAAASVPGFYELKRGRTAGPQF comes from the coding sequence ATGAGCATCGAGCGCAGCGATTCCGCACAGCCCTCCGTCGAGTTCTGGTTCGACCCGATCTGCCCGTGGTGCTGGATGACCAGCCGGTGGATCTCGGATGTGGCCGCGCAGCGCGGGTTCGACATCGCCTGGCACCCGGTGAGTCTGCAGATCATCAACGAGGGCAACGATCCGGGCGAGCACGCGGAGGGCATGCGGCAGGGGCACCGGCTCGGCCGGGCCGCGGTGGCCGCTGGGCGCACGCACGATGCGACGGTCGTGGGGCGCCTGTACACCGAGCTCGGCACCGCGATCCACCCCGGCGGACGCACCGATTTTGACGCGATCCTCGCCGACGGGCTGGAGGCGGCGGGGCTCGACGCCGTGCTCGCCGCAGCCGCCGACGACGAGCAGTACGACGCGGAGCTGCGCGCGAACACCGCGCATGCGCTCGACATCGCCGGCCCCGACGTGGGCGTGCCGGTGATCTCGGTGGACGGCGTCGCGTTCTTCGGCCCCGTCGTCACCCCGGCGCCGCAGGGCGAGCAGGCGCTGCAGCTCTGGGACGGCATCGTCGCGGCGGCGAGCGTGCCCGGCTTCTACGAGCTGAAGCGCGGCCGCACCGCCGGTCCGCAGTTCTGA
- a CDS encoding aldo/keto reductase, with protein sequence MDRTLGTSDLLVSAVGLGCNNFGRPGAYTEDQRGTDAVVGAAIDAGITLFDTADLYGYAFGRSEEMMGRALGARRDAIVLATKFGHPDADAPYSGRRGSREFIRASVEGSLARLRTDRIDLYQMHVPDPETPIADTLVALDELVREGKVRCIGHSNFSAEQMREAARVAAELGTTAFVSAQNELSLVQREADRAEVPAARDLGLGFLPFFPLANGLLTGKFARDRFPEDTRIMRQRPHVAQNADWDALDAYREHCADWGVTMLEATFGWLLAHEPVSSVIAGASTPEQARQNALAGERWRPDEAQRARIEALFPVPGR encoded by the coding sequence ATGGATCGCACGCTCGGCACCTCCGACCTCCTCGTCTCCGCTGTCGGCCTCGGCTGCAACAACTTCGGGCGACCGGGCGCTTACACGGAGGACCAGCGCGGAACCGATGCCGTCGTCGGCGCGGCGATCGACGCAGGCATCACCCTCTTCGACACGGCGGATCTCTACGGGTACGCCTTCGGGCGCAGCGAGGAGATGATGGGGCGCGCGCTCGGTGCGCGCCGCGACGCCATCGTGCTCGCGACCAAGTTCGGCCACCCCGACGCCGATGCGCCGTACTCGGGGCGTCGCGGATCGCGCGAGTTCATCCGCGCCTCCGTCGAGGGCTCGCTCGCGCGCCTGCGCACCGACCGCATCGACCTCTACCAGATGCATGTGCCGGATCCCGAGACCCCGATCGCCGACACGCTCGTCGCGCTCGACGAGCTCGTGCGCGAGGGGAAGGTGCGGTGCATCGGGCACTCGAACTTCTCGGCCGAGCAGATGCGGGAGGCCGCCCGGGTCGCGGCGGAACTCGGTACGACGGCGTTCGTCTCGGCGCAGAACGAGCTCAGCCTCGTGCAGCGGGAGGCTGACCGGGCGGAGGTGCCGGCGGCGCGCGACCTCGGCCTCGGCTTCCTCCCGTTCTTCCCGCTCGCGAACGGTCTGCTGACCGGCAAGTTCGCCCGCGACCGGTTTCCCGAGGACACCCGCATCATGCGCCAGCGCCCCCACGTGGCGCAGAACGCCGACTGGGATGCGCTCGACGCCTACCGCGAGCACTGCGCCGACTGGGGCGTCACGATGCTCGAGGCGACCTTCGGCTGGCTGCTCGCCCACGAGCCGGTCTCCAGCGTGATCGCCGGCGCGTCGACGCCCGAGCAGGCGCGCCAGAACGCGCTCGCGGGGGAGCGGTGGCGCCCCGACGAGGCGCAGCGCGCGCGCATCGAAGCGCTCTTCCCGGTGCCGGGCCGGTGA
- the pepN gene encoding aminopeptidase N: MPGTNLTRAEAQERAAVVSTERYEVALDLTTGAEQFSAVTTVHFSGTPGADTFIDLIADSVESVELNGDALDPAEVFADSRVRLPRLAERNVLRIASTQRYTNTGEGLHRFVDPADGEVYLYSQFEVPDSRRMFPVFEQPDLKATFAFTITAPARWQVVSNQPTPEPVDAGARAGAQGGDWPEQAIATWSFEPTPVMSSYVTALIAGPYHVVRSELTSRDGRTIPLGVFCRESLAPHLDADYIFEKTREGFGFFEEQFDYAYPFDKYDQLFVPEYNMGAMENVGAVTFTEAYVFRSQVTDAMRERRVVTILHELAHMWFGDLVTMRWWNDLWLNESFAEYMSTLGVAEATEWTECWTTFAASEKSWAYRQDQLPSTHPIVAPIRDLEDVLVNFDGITYAKGASVLKQLVAWVGREPFMQGVHDYFVKHHHSNTELPDLLAELEARSGRDLSEWSRLWLETAGVNTLRPAFELDAEGRYASFAVEQSAAPDHPTIRPHRIAIGLYALEGDALRRTQRIELDVDGARTEVAELVGAAQPDLLLLNDDDLTYAKIRLDERSLDTAARHLGAAEDSLTRALLWGTLWDATRDGEFPASRFIDIVLAHVRHETGSTTLRTLLGQLSLASASYVARDRRAATLERVADALWALAEQADAGSDRQFQFVKSFAHLAATDAQLDTVQSLLDGTRELTGLAIDTDLGWELLFALAAGGRATSARIDERLAGDRTANGNQAAAHARAALPGADDKARAWASVFDADDQPNAIVRATAAGFTRAHDLALLEPYVERFFDALLPVWESRSYAIAEELVEGFYPAELASEPLAEATRAWLDGHPDAPAALRRMVSEHLAGVERALRVQAADREV; this comes from the coding sequence GTGCCAGGAACGAATCTCACCCGCGCAGAGGCCCAGGAGCGCGCGGCCGTCGTCTCGACGGAGCGCTACGAGGTGGCGCTCGACCTCACCACCGGAGCCGAGCAGTTCTCGGCGGTCACCACCGTGCACTTCAGCGGCACCCCCGGAGCCGACACCTTCATCGATCTCATCGCCGACTCGGTCGAGAGCGTCGAGCTCAACGGCGATGCGCTCGATCCCGCCGAGGTCTTCGCCGACTCGCGCGTGCGCCTGCCGCGCCTCGCCGAGCGGAACGTGCTGCGGATCGCGTCGACGCAGCGGTACACCAACACCGGAGAGGGCCTGCACCGCTTCGTCGACCCCGCCGACGGCGAGGTGTACCTCTACTCCCAGTTCGAGGTGCCCGACTCCCGCCGCATGTTCCCGGTGTTCGAGCAGCCCGACCTCAAGGCGACGTTCGCGTTCACCATCACGGCGCCCGCGCGCTGGCAGGTCGTGAGCAACCAGCCCACGCCCGAGCCGGTCGACGCCGGAGCGCGGGCGGGCGCGCAGGGCGGCGACTGGCCCGAGCAGGCGATCGCCACCTGGTCGTTCGAACCGACGCCCGTCATGTCGAGCTACGTCACCGCCCTCATCGCCGGCCCGTACCACGTCGTGCGCTCCGAGCTGACGAGCCGTGACGGCCGCACGATTCCGCTCGGCGTCTTCTGCCGCGAGTCGCTCGCGCCGCACCTCGACGCCGACTACATCTTCGAGAAGACCCGCGAGGGGTTCGGCTTCTTCGAGGAGCAGTTCGACTACGCCTACCCGTTCGACAAGTACGACCAGCTCTTCGTGCCCGAGTACAACATGGGTGCGATGGAGAACGTCGGGGCGGTGACCTTCACCGAGGCGTACGTCTTCCGCAGCCAGGTCACCGACGCCATGCGCGAGCGCCGCGTCGTCACGATCCTCCACGAGCTCGCGCACATGTGGTTCGGCGATCTCGTCACCATGCGGTGGTGGAACGACCTGTGGCTCAACGAGTCGTTCGCCGAGTACATGTCGACGCTCGGCGTCGCCGAGGCCACGGAGTGGACGGAGTGCTGGACCACGTTCGCCGCCTCCGAGAAGTCGTGGGCGTACCGGCAGGATCAGCTGCCCTCGACGCACCCGATCGTCGCCCCCATCCGCGACCTCGAAGACGTGCTCGTCAACTTCGACGGCATCACCTACGCGAAGGGCGCGTCGGTGCTGAAGCAGCTGGTCGCCTGGGTGGGCCGCGAACCGTTCATGCAGGGCGTGCACGACTATTTCGTCAAGCACCACCACTCCAACACCGAGCTGCCCGATCTGCTCGCCGAACTCGAGGCGCGGAGCGGCCGCGATCTCTCGGAATGGTCGCGACTGTGGCTGGAGACGGCCGGCGTCAATACGCTGCGCCCCGCCTTCGAGCTCGACGCCGAGGGCCGCTACGCGAGCTTCGCGGTCGAGCAGTCGGCCGCCCCCGATCACCCGACGATCCGCCCCCACCGCATCGCGATCGGCCTCTACGCGCTCGAGGGCGATGCCCTGCGGCGCACGCAGCGCATCGAGCTCGACGTCGACGGCGCGCGCACCGAGGTGGCCGAGCTCGTCGGCGCGGCGCAGCCCGACCTGCTGCTGCTCAACGACGACGACCTCACCTACGCGAAGATCCGCCTCGACGAGCGCTCGCTCGACACCGCGGCTCGGCATCTCGGCGCCGCGGAGGACTCGCTGACGCGGGCCCTCCTCTGGGGAACGCTGTGGGATGCGACCCGCGACGGCGAGTTCCCGGCCAGCCGGTTCATCGACATCGTGCTCGCCCACGTGCGCCACGAGACCGGTTCGACCACGTTGCGCACGCTGCTCGGGCAGCTGTCGCTGGCGTCGGCGAGCTACGTCGCGCGCGACCGCCGCGCCGCGACGCTCGAGCGGGTCGCCGACGCACTGTGGGCGCTCGCCGAGCAGGCCGACGCCGGGTCGGATCGTCAGTTCCAGTTCGTGAAGTCGTTCGCGCACCTCGCCGCGACCGACGCGCAGCTCGACACCGTGCAGTCGCTCCTCGACGGCACCCGCGAGCTCACGGGCCTCGCGATCGACACCGACCTCGGCTGGGAGCTGCTGTTCGCGCTCGCCGCTGGGGGCCGCGCGACGTCGGCCCGGATCGACGAGCGCCTCGCCGGGGATCGCACCGCGAACGGCAACCAGGCTGCGGCGCACGCGCGCGCAGCGCTGCCCGGCGCCGACGACAAGGCTCGCGCCTGGGCCTCCGTGTTCGACGCCGACGACCAGCCGAACGCGATCGTGCGCGCCACGGCAGCCGGCTTCACCCGTGCGCACGACCTCGCGCTGCTCGAGCCCTACGTGGAGCGCTTCTTCGACGCCCTGCTGCCGGTGTGGGAGTCGCGCAGCTACGCGATCGCGGAGGAGCTCGTCGAGGGCTTCTACCCCGCCGAGCTCGCGAGCGAGCCCCTCGCCGAGGCGACGCGCGCTTGGCTCGACGGCCACCCCGACGCTCCGGCGGCGCTCCGCCGCATGGTCTCCGAGCATCTCGCCGGGGTCGAGCGCGCGCTGCGCGTGCAGGCGGCGGACCGGGAGGTGTGA
- a CDS encoding mechanosensitive ion channel family protein, which produces MDGVDDVEQVVGNAFQTFLTTYHVPLAIAVIVIAALLLNWLLRKLLMRTVTHVVRGVKKAQDVDTTSEMRAAPYVSARAVQRTRTLGTVGRAVITWTIVVIALILILGQLGVNLGALLTSAGIVAAGLAFGAQNVVKDLLNGIFMVFEDQLGVGDIVTIGAITGTVEDVGIRVTQVRAIDGTLWFIRNGEVLTLGNASQGWGQAVIDFTVDARQDMSRVSDVALDAARTLLRSEKYARKVTGSPELLGLESIFGDRATLRLLVKTRPEAQWEVQRGVRAELRRKFAEHDITLADELPKQPGGPA; this is translated from the coding sequence ATGGACGGCGTCGATGACGTGGAGCAGGTGGTCGGCAACGCCTTCCAGACCTTCCTGACCACCTACCACGTGCCGCTCGCGATCGCGGTCATCGTGATCGCGGCGCTCCTGCTCAACTGGCTCCTGCGCAAGCTGCTCATGCGCACGGTGACGCACGTGGTGCGCGGGGTGAAGAAGGCGCAGGACGTCGACACGACCTCCGAGATGCGCGCGGCCCCCTACGTCAGCGCACGAGCGGTGCAGCGCACGCGCACCCTCGGCACCGTGGGCCGGGCCGTCATCACGTGGACCATCGTCGTCATCGCGCTGATCCTGATCCTCGGCCAGCTGGGCGTCAATCTCGGCGCGCTGCTCACCTCGGCGGGAATCGTGGCGGCGGGCCTCGCGTTCGGCGCGCAGAACGTCGTCAAAGATCTGCTGAACGGCATCTTCATGGTGTTCGAGGATCAGCTCGGCGTCGGCGACATCGTGACGATCGGCGCGATCACGGGCACGGTCGAAGACGTCGGCATCCGCGTCACCCAGGTGCGCGCGATCGACGGCACCCTCTGGTTCATCCGCAACGGCGAGGTGCTGACGCTCGGCAACGCTTCGCAGGGCTGGGGCCAGGCCGTGATCGACTTCACCGTCGACGCGCGGCAGGACATGTCGCGGGTCTCCGACGTCGCGCTCGACGCGGCGCGCACGCTGCTGCGGTCCGAGAAGTACGCCCGCAAGGTCACCGGCTCCCCCGAGCTCCTCGGCCTCGAGAGCATCTTCGGCGACCGCGCCACGCTGCGCCTGCTCGTGAAGACGCGCCCGGAGGCGCAGTGGGAGGTGCAGCGCGGCGTGCGCGCCGAGCTGCGGCGCAAGTTCGCCGAGCACGACATCACCCTCGCCGATGAACTGCCGAAACAGCCCGGAGGGCCCGCATGA
- a CDS encoding globin, translated as MNESPQPVPEPGPQPGPRLTLRAGESGEAVTETLWSQVGGTPTFERIAAEFYRGVREDSVLAPMYPDDDWEGATWRLRAFLEQYWGGPTTYSEQRGHPRLRMRHQPFAVTPDARDRWLRHMHAALDAAELPPMHDAAFRDYVERAALAMVNRFE; from the coding sequence ATGAACGAATCACCGCAGCCCGTCCCGGAGCCCGGCCCGCAGCCGGGCCCGCGCCTCACGCTCCGCGCGGGCGAGAGCGGCGAGGCCGTGACCGAGACGCTCTGGTCACAGGTGGGGGGCACCCCCACCTTCGAGCGCATCGCCGCCGAGTTCTACCGCGGCGTCCGCGAAGACTCCGTGCTCGCTCCGATGTACCCCGACGACGACTGGGAGGGCGCCACCTGGCGCCTCCGCGCCTTCCTCGAGCAGTACTGGGGCGGGCCCACGACGTACTCCGAGCAGCGCGGGCATCCGCGCCTCCGCATGCGCCATCAGCCCTTCGCCGTGACCCCCGACGCCCGCGACCGGTGGCTGCGGCACATGCACGCTGCCCTCGACGCCGCTGAGCTCCCGCCCATGCACGACGCCGCCTTCCGCGACTACGTGGAGCGCGCCGCGCTCGCGATGGTCAACCGCTTCGAGTAG
- a CDS encoding HhH-GPD-type base excision DNA repair protein, translated as MSLHLTDDAAADELLTNNPLALLIGMLLDQQIAMEVAFTGPLKIQQRFGEIDAAAIAAVDPDRLVAVFTETPAVHRFPGSMATRVQTLCQTIVEEWGGDAAAIWTSDSPDGKTVLKRLKALPGFGDQKARIFLALLGKQLGFDGAGWQEAAGAYGEPGSYRSVADITSPEALQRVRETKRAAKAAVKAERAR; from the coding sequence ATGAGTCTGCACCTCACCGACGACGCAGCGGCCGACGAGCTGCTGACGAACAACCCGCTCGCACTGCTCATCGGCATGCTGCTCGACCAGCAGATCGCCATGGAGGTCGCGTTCACCGGGCCGCTCAAGATCCAGCAGCGGTTCGGCGAGATCGACGCCGCGGCGATCGCGGCAGTCGATCCCGATCGCCTCGTCGCCGTCTTCACGGAGACCCCGGCCGTGCACCGCTTCCCGGGATCCATGGCCACCCGCGTGCAGACGCTGTGCCAGACCATCGTCGAGGAGTGGGGCGGCGACGCCGCCGCGATCTGGACGTCGGACTCCCCGGACGGAAAGACGGTGCTCAAGCGGCTGAAAGCGCTCCCCGGCTTCGGCGACCAGAAGGCCCGCATCTTCCTCGCCCTGCTCGGCAAGCAGCTCGGCTTCGACGGCGCGGGCTGGCAGGAGGCCGCAGGTGCCTACGGCGAGCCCGGTTCGTATCGGAGCGTGGCCGACATCACCTCCCCGGAGGCGCTCCAGCGCGTGCGCGAGACGAAGCGGGCCGCGAAGGCGGCCGTGAAGGCCGAGCGCGCACGATGA
- a CDS encoding GGDEF domain-containing protein — protein sequence MADPLNGAAAFTRSAERVVAYLNEHTPLTDWSVSRVTNGEQIHVHVHHDQVISVGDRVDWNESFCSRMSAGAAHVVPDSRRDPQYSDLRAAERVGSYAGYTIRDDDGALFGVLCGVRETPLADGETIDEELIRLLSDLLSSQLELSRGIDRERRSIAIADALAHTDALTGLLNRRGWDRVLADAQERVDAFGDPVAVAIIDLNGLKCVNDTQGHLAGDRLLVSAAQALSAAATHVHRLARIGGDEFAILANGVTARGADDHFAPFSAELERAGVSAAMGVAAAVPGLATLAEAVAEADRAMYARKVEEHH from the coding sequence ATGGCGGATCCCCTCAACGGAGCCGCCGCGTTCACCCGATCGGCGGAGCGCGTCGTCGCCTACCTCAACGAGCACACTCCCCTCACCGACTGGTCGGTCTCGCGGGTGACGAACGGCGAGCAGATCCACGTGCACGTGCACCACGATCAGGTGATCTCCGTCGGCGACCGCGTCGACTGGAACGAGTCGTTCTGCAGCCGGATGTCGGCGGGAGCGGCCCACGTGGTGCCCGATTCGCGCCGCGATCCGCAGTACTCCGACCTCCGCGCCGCCGAGCGCGTCGGGTCGTACGCCGGGTACACCATCCGCGATGACGACGGAGCGCTGTTCGGCGTGCTCTGCGGCGTGCGCGAGACTCCGCTCGCCGATGGCGAGACCATCGACGAGGAGCTCATCCGCCTGCTCAGCGACCTGCTCTCCTCGCAGCTCGAACTCTCACGCGGCATCGACCGCGAGCGCCGCAGCATCGCCATCGCGGACGCACTCGCGCACACCGACGCCCTCACCGGCCTGCTCAACCGGCGCGGCTGGGATCGCGTGCTCGCCGATGCGCAGGAGCGCGTGGACGCGTTCGGCGATCCGGTCGCCGTCGCGATCATCGACCTGAACGGCCTCAAGTGCGTCAACGACACGCAGGGCCATCTCGCGGGCGACCGGCTGCTCGTGAGCGCAGCTCAGGCGCTGTCGGCGGCCGCGACGCACGTCCACCGCCTCGCCCGCATCGGCGGCGACGAGTTCGCGATCCTCGCCAACGGCGTGACCGCGCGAGGCGCCGACGACCATTTCGCCCCGTTCTCAGCGGAGCTGGAGCGCGCCGGCGTCTCGGCTGCGATGGGCGTGGCAGCCGCCGTTCCGGGGCTCGCGACGCTCGCCGAAGCCGTCGCGGAGGCCGACCGCGCGATGTACGCGCGCAAAGTCGAGGAGCACCACTGA
- a CDS encoding MFS transporter — translation MPTPKPAQAKLPFEVWALVAGGFTVALGYGVVAPAIPQFGLEFDVSNFAASAIVSAFALMRLVSAPLAGWVVGRLGERRTYIIGILIVAVSTGAAALAADYTQFVVLRGVGGIGSAMFTVAATALLIKVSPPAARGRVASVNAAGFLLGGLLGPVLGGAVAIFGLRAPFVFYFFTLVAAATVVAVALRRSALAGRAPRGSADDGGEMTLGAALRVPQYRTLLLSVFAFGWSSFGVRVSVIPLLVAATFHGDATMAAWVLAAYAAGNAILIFPSGRWNDTIGRKPLLITGSIILTAAYAAFPFSPVLWVALAVMFAAGAGSALVNPGQQAVLADVLAQRRGGSVVAAYSMTSDLGGVLGPLIAGAIVDLAGFGWAFGATAALIGVAALAWTLTPASRPPEATPAPPRPSAL, via the coding sequence GTGCCCACCCCCAAGCCGGCGCAGGCGAAGCTGCCCTTCGAGGTCTGGGCGCTCGTCGCCGGCGGTTTCACCGTCGCGCTCGGGTACGGGGTCGTCGCGCCCGCGATCCCGCAGTTCGGGCTCGAGTTCGACGTCTCCAACTTCGCCGCGTCGGCGATCGTCAGCGCGTTCGCCCTCATGCGCCTCGTCTCCGCGCCGCTCGCGGGCTGGGTCGTCGGCCGGCTCGGCGAGCGACGCACGTACATCATCGGCATCCTCATCGTCGCCGTCTCCACGGGTGCCGCCGCGCTGGCCGCCGACTACACCCAGTTCGTCGTGCTGCGCGGCGTCGGCGGCATCGGGTCCGCGATGTTCACGGTCGCCGCGACGGCGCTGCTCATCAAGGTCAGTCCGCCCGCCGCGCGCGGTCGCGTCGCCAGCGTGAACGCCGCCGGGTTCCTGCTCGGCGGCCTCCTCGGGCCGGTGCTCGGCGGCGCCGTCGCGATCTTCGGCCTCCGCGCGCCCTTCGTGTTCTACTTCTTCACGCTCGTCGCAGCGGCGACCGTCGTCGCCGTCGCACTGCGTCGTTCGGCGCTCGCGGGACGCGCTCCCCGCGGGTCGGCCGACGACGGCGGCGAGATGACGTTGGGCGCGGCGCTCCGCGTTCCGCAGTACCGCACCCTGCTGCTCTCGGTGTTCGCCTTCGGTTGGTCGTCGTTCGGCGTGCGCGTCTCCGTGATCCCGCTGCTCGTCGCCGCGACGTTCCACGGCGACGCGACGATGGCCGCCTGGGTGCTCGCAGCCTACGCGGCGGGCAACGCGATCCTCATCTTCCCGTCGGGGCGGTGGAACGACACGATCGGCCGCAAGCCGCTGCTCATCACCGGCTCCATCATCCTCACCGCGGCCTACGCCGCATTCCCGTTCTCCCCCGTGCTCTGGGTCGCGCTCGCCGTCATGTTCGCCGCGGGCGCCGGGTCGGCGCTCGTGAACCCGGGGCAGCAGGCAGTGCTCGCCGACGTCCTCGCCCAGCGCCGCGGCGGATCGGTGGTCGCCGCGTACTCGATGACGAGCGATCTCGGGGGTGTGCTCGGGCCGCTCATCGCCGGGGCGATCGTCGACCTCGCCGGGTTCGGATGGGCGTTCGGCGCGACCGCCGCACTCATCGGCGTCGCCGCGCTCGCCTGGACGCTCACCCCGGCGTCTCGGCCGCCCGAGGCGACGCCGGCACCGCCGCGGCCGTCAGCCCTCTAG
- the def gene encoding peptide deformylase: MAVLPIVISGEPVLHRPAAPVTEFDAELRTLVDDMFETTVAAPGVGLAAPQVGIGKRVFVWMYDEQEEAAPRGVAINPELWISPPEPGIPGEDEVEGCLSFPGERFALRRSPRALLRAQDIDGKPFEITASGWFARILQHEYDHLSGLLYVDRLVHPEHRGAQKAQRKNGWGRPGLSWMPGVDDLEG, encoded by the coding sequence ATGGCTGTTCTTCCCATCGTGATCTCCGGCGAACCCGTGCTGCATCGCCCCGCCGCCCCCGTCACCGAGTTCGACGCGGAGCTGCGCACGCTCGTCGACGACATGTTCGAGACGACGGTCGCGGCGCCCGGCGTCGGGCTCGCCGCCCCGCAGGTGGGCATCGGCAAGCGCGTCTTCGTGTGGATGTACGACGAGCAGGAGGAGGCGGCGCCGCGCGGCGTCGCCATCAATCCGGAGCTGTGGATCTCGCCGCCCGAGCCCGGCATCCCCGGCGAGGACGAGGTGGAGGGGTGCCTCTCCTTCCCCGGCGAGCGCTTCGCGCTCCGGCGCTCCCCGCGCGCCCTGCTGCGGGCGCAGGACATCGATGGGAAGCCGTTCGAGATCACGGCGAGCGGCTGGTTCGCGCGCATTCTGCAGCACGAGTACGACCACCTCAGCGGGCTGCTCTACGTCGACCGGCTCGTGCACCCCGAGCACCGGGGCGCGCAGAAGGCGCAGCGCAAGAACGGCTGGGGGCGGCCCGGCCTCAGCTGGATGCCCGGCGTCGACGACCTAGAGGGCTGA
- the orn gene encoding oligoribonuclease: MANTPADQIVWIDCEMTGLDVDRDGLCEIAVIVTDFDLTPLDAGFEIVIDPGAEALEHMNDFVRTMHEKSGLLPRIAEGASLEEAERQVIAYLERFVTAGRRPLVAGNTIGMDRRFIAKYLPVLEERLHYRSIDVSTIKELSRRWYPAAYSGAPEKTGGHRALADIAESIQELAYFRDAVMVSMPGPDKETAGSHAKRATERFAALVHGDAAE; encoded by the coding sequence GTGGCGAATACGCCGGCTGACCAGATCGTCTGGATCGACTGCGAGATGACGGGGCTCGATGTCGACCGCGACGGGCTGTGCGAGATCGCGGTCATCGTCACCGACTTCGATCTCACCCCCCTCGACGCCGGCTTCGAGATCGTCATCGACCCGGGTGCGGAGGCGCTGGAGCACATGAACGACTTCGTGCGCACGATGCACGAGAAATCGGGGCTGCTGCCCCGGATCGCGGAGGGCGCGAGCCTCGAGGAGGCCGAGCGCCAGGTCATCGCCTACCTGGAGCGCTTCGTCACCGCGGGGCGGCGCCCGCTCGTGGCGGGGAACACGATCGGCATGGATCGCCGCTTCATCGCGAAATACCTGCCCGTGCTGGAGGAGCGCCTGCACTACCGCAGCATCGACGTCTCCACGATCAAGGAGCTGAGCCGCCGCTGGTACCCGGCGGCGTACTCGGGGGCGCCGGAGAAGACGGGCGGGCACCGCGCCCTGGCCGACATCGCCGAGTCCATCCAGGAGCTCGCGTACTTCCGCGACGCGGTGATGGTCTCGATGCCCGGCCCCGACAAGGAGACGGCCGGATCGCACGCGAAGCGCGCGACGGAGCGGTTCGCGGCGCTGGTGCACGGAGACGCCGCCGAGTAG
- a CDS encoding ThiF family adenylyltransferase has protein sequence MTALGVDAPQFSRNYGFWSEDEQRALTAARVAIAGVGGDGFQLGLKLARMGVAAFSVADPEVFELENVNRVEGASSATIGRRKADVFRERVIDINPEAEVRTFFDGVTPENVADFMQGASLVLDESELTKPEIGSLIARRARLQGIPDLLVMNVGFAAQVTSFAPASAWTFERFMGFDAEMPLDEIADAGVDFARCLPYIPSYTDLRSLRAVEGEGGEEPASLPSISIGVDAASAIGSAQAFLHLTTAVSNRRRSPVWAPRVAYTDAYLLRTRIVRAGRAQHLRGLLVAAARQQLRLNPLGSYTLADIARHRG, from the coding sequence ATGACCGCTCTGGGCGTCGACGCTCCCCAGTTCTCGAGGAACTACGGGTTCTGGAGCGAAGACGAGCAGCGCGCCCTCACCGCTGCGCGCGTCGCCATCGCGGGTGTCGGCGGCGACGGCTTCCAGCTCGGCCTGAAGCTCGCGCGCATGGGCGTGGCCGCGTTCAGCGTGGCGGATCCCGAGGTCTTCGAGCTCGAGAACGTGAATCGGGTCGAGGGCGCGAGCAGCGCCACGATCGGCAGGCGCAAGGCCGACGTCTTCCGCGAGCGCGTGATCGACATCAACCCCGAAGCCGAGGTGCGCACGTTCTTCGACGGCGTCACCCCCGAGAACGTCGCCGACTTCATGCAGGGGGCGTCTCTCGTGCTCGACGAGTCGGAGCTCACGAAGCCCGAGATCGGATCGCTCATCGCCCGCCGGGCGCGGCTGCAGGGCATCCCCGATCTGCTCGTGATGAACGTCGGCTTCGCCGCCCAGGTCACCTCCTTCGCGCCGGCATCGGCCTGGACGTTCGAGCGCTTCATGGGATTCGACGCGGAGATGCCGCTCGACGAGATCGCCGACGCGGGAGTCGACTTCGCCCGCTGCCTGCCCTACATCCCGTCGTACACCGACCTCCGCTCGCTGCGAGCCGTCGAGGGGGAGGGGGGCGAGGAGCCCGCCTCGCTCCCGTCGATCTCGATCGGCGTCGACGCGGCGTCCGCGATCGGCAGTGCGCAGGCGTTCCTGCACCTCACGACAGCGGTGTCGAATCGGCGCCGCTCGCCCGTATGGGCGCCCCGCGTCGCCTACACCGACGCCTATCTGCTCCGCACGCGCATCGTGCGGGCCGGACGCGCGCAGCACCTCCGCGGGCTGCTCGTCGCCGCGGCGCGCCAGCAGCTGCGCCTCAATCCGCTCGGCAGCTACACGCTCGCCGACATCGCGCGGCACCGCGGGTAG